The genomic stretch CATCACCGGAATCTCATCACTCGGTTGCAGACCTGCCGCCGGGGTTTCCGCCGCTTCAGCTTTTTCCAAGTTTGCAGCATAGTCACAGTGCGAGCAGACCGCCACGGTGTCCTCGCCGACAGCTGCCATCGCCATGAATTCATGGTTTTCACCTTCACCGCCGATTGCGCCTGCGTTTGCTTCGACAGGACGGAAGAACATACCCAGTCGGGTGAAAATGTTGCTGTAGGCACGATACATCGTTTTATAGGTGACATCAAGATCGTCCCAAGATGTATGGAACGAGTAGGCGTCTTTCATCACAAACTCGCGGGCGCGCATCACGCCAAAGCGCGGACGACGTTCATCGCGATATTTGGTTTGAATTTGGAACAGGGTGACCGGGAGCTTTTTGTAAGAAGAAATCTCTTGTTTGACCAAGCTTGTGATGACTTCTTCGTGCGTCGGACCAAGCACGAAATCGCGTTGATGGCGATCTTTCAGGCGCACCAATTCCGGGCCATAATCATCCCACCGACCAGTCTCATGCCAAAGTTCAGCCGGTTGTAGCGCGGAGAACAGCAATTCCTGTGCCCCGGCGCGCTCCATCTCTTCACGTACGATACGCTCCACTTTTTTCAACACGCGATAACCAAGTGGCAAATATGTATAGATCCCTGAGGCGAGTTGGCGAATGATACCTGCGCGCAACATCAGCCTGTGGCTAGTAATTTCCGCTTCTTTCGGCACTTCCCTGAGCGTGGGAAGAATCATCTTGTTTTGACGCATCTTCAGTTCCTCCAAGTCTTATATAACATGATTCTTTATTGTAAGGTATTTCGTACCAAAATACAAAGTCTAAGTGCGGGCAACAGAAAACGAATGCCCCAGACCAATGGTCCAGGGCAAATTTTGCATTTCCTTCGATCGAGTTATTTCGCGGTGATCCCACCGTCACAGACGATGGCGCTTCCGGTCATCGAGGATGACTCGTCCGAGGCGAGGAACAGATTGACATCTGCAATCTCTTCTGGGCGAATCACCCGGCCGATTGGCTGCACTTCCTCGATCATCTGTTCCAACACAGCACGCCCGCCAAACAGATCGTGATGCGCATCATTGATCGTCGTATCGACCCAGCCTGGGCATACGCAGTTGACGCGGATGTTGTCTTTGGCAAAATCGAGCGCCATTTGCTTCGTCAACATCAGGATGCCACCTTTTGATGCCACATAGGCGGACAAGAGCGGTTCCGCCACGAGCGAATTAGCCGAACCGGTGTTGATGATGGAGCCCCCACCCGCTTTTTTTATTTCCGGAATGCCGTATTTGGCGGTCAAAAACATCGATTTTACATTGACCTCAAACGTACGATCCCAGATCGCTTCGTCAAGATCGAGCACTGAGCCGGGAATGTTGATACCTGCCACGTTGCAGATGACATGCAACGCCCCATAACGCTCCACTGTAAAATGAATCAACGCTTGCACCTCAGCGGATTTCGAAATGTCAGCGCGGTAAAATTCCGCATGGCCTCCCGCGTCCCGAATCTCCTGCGCCACAGCTGCGCCAGACTCCAGCACGTCGGTCAGCACCACCTGTGCCCCCTCCTGTGCAAAGCGGCGGGCAGTCGAGGCTCCTATTCCTTGCGCCGCTCCTGTGACAAGCGCGGTTTTCTGTTGAAGTCTCATCTGCTGCTCCTCCTTTTCCCATCTGATCGATCTCGCCCTCTACACCTCTTTTAAGGCTGGCGGTACCTCTTTGTAACCTTTTGATTTGAAATATCCGACAAGCACACCGATGAAGAGCCAAGAGAATCCGAGCACATAAGTCATCACGTCAAAGCCCATCCAGACAAACAATAGAACCAAAAATCCGATCAGCGGAAACAGCAAGTAGTTGATGATGCCCGCCATGGAACGTTCCTTCTTGCGGAAGAAGAAATGATACACCACGGTGACGTGCAAAATCATAAACGAGGTTAGCGCTCCGAAGTTGATATACTTGATGATCGTCTCCAGATCTGCAACCGCTGCGATCACCACCGATAGCATGGCAACCAAGTATGTCGCATTTGCCGGTGTCTGGTGCTTTGGATGAATCTGCCCCAGGAACTTCGAGAATGGAAGCAGCTTGTCACGTCCCATCGAGAAGAGAATTCGAGAGATCGCAGCTTGCACCGTCAAAGCGTTCGCAATCCCAACCGCTGCGACACCGACCATGATCCACATGAAGTACAAGAATTCTCCGCCAACGATGCGCGTGATGTCGAAGAAAGCCATATCGGGATGGAGATCGGCGTAGTTCGGTTGGACGAGGGCTGCCATGTAAGCTTGAGCCATGAACAACGCACCGATCAGAACCAATGCAGCGATCGTCGCCTTGCCGACCGTTTTTTTCGGGTTTTTCACCTCTTCTGACAACGTCGAGATCGAGTCAAAACCGAGAAAACCGAGCACTGCGATCGAGGCTGCCGACGCCAAGAAGCTTAGATTGACCTTGTCCGCTTGATAAAGCGGTGCCAGCGTAAATCCTCCAGTGCCGCCCCCATCAATAAACACGTACTTGATAGCCAACCAGAGGAACATAAACACGGTGAACAGCTCGACGATCAGGAAAATAAAGTTCGTCTTGGCAGCCAGTGAAACGCCTCTCACATTGATGTACGTGTTGATGATGAGAAACACGATGACCCAAATATACGAGGGAACTGATGGAATGAGACCAGAGATCCAAATGCCTGCAAACGAATAGAGCAGAGCGGGGACCAGTATGTAGTCGATGATGATCAACCAGCCCGTCACAAAGCCGATGTGTGGGTTCAGACCACGCTGAACGAAAGAATACACCGAACCTGCATATGGGAATTCGGCGCTCATCTTGCTATAAGAAAGCGCTGTGAACAACATCGCTAGAATCCCAACTAAATAGACGAGTGGTGTCATGCCGAAGCTGCTCGGCGCGATCATGCCATAGACCTGAGCAGGTGCGATCGGCAGCATTGTCACCAAGCCAAAAATCACAAGATCTTTAAATGAGAGCGTTCGTTTTAACTCCTGTTTGTAACCAAGACTACTACCTGATTGCGTCTCCAACTGCGCCATCCCTATACACCCCTTCCGTTACGGTTTAACTTGCTCCCCCCTACACAAGACTGTACAAGGGTCACCCCCATATTCTCGGAATATTCATTTAAATTCCAATCTTCTATTTTTACATAACTTCGAACATCCCGATGGATTTACTTATTATTTTTCGTTCATTATACATTAGCATGCAAAGTTTGTAACCAATTATGTGAGTTTATCCAAAAATTTCTCAAAAATGATCCAAAATCAACACATTACACATTAGTTAAATTTCCTATATATAGCGTATCCGATCTTTAATAATGGTTCTTATGAACTAGCGATTTTTCAATCATGGCAAGGAATAGGAACTACTATCTAGAACTAGAAACACACCAGATATCGGGTCTGATCTTTTTAAAATAATTTATTTATACTTAATTTATTTTCTATTGGTGTGCTTTGTTCCTGCTTTCCATTACTCCTTAGGTGATCGATTGGGTACAAGATATAAAATTCAAATATTTCAATGTAATTTCAAATATATTCAATCTATCTTAGTATCCTCACCGCACTATTTGATTCTGAGCAATTTTCGCCCACTTTCATGAACCTAAATAATAAGGATTTGAGTACGTATTTATATATTTTCTAAATTATTAGAATAGACAAAATATACTCTGATCCTCTAAAGTAAGGGTAAGACATATTGAGGAGTTGGCACTTATGAATCGCTTTTATCAGCTCGTCTTCACGCTTTTGTTGTCTACTAGTCTGGTGACAGCTTCCGCTTCTGGTGCATCGGCAAGATCTCTCTCCCTCCCAGAGAATAGCTATTCATCTGTACTGAAGCCTTCTCCGATTCTTACGATTGCTCATCGTGGTGCTGCAGCACATGCTCCAGAAAACACGATCGCCGCCTTTGACAAAGCGGTTGCCCTGCATGCTGACTTCATCGAACTTGACATTCAACTCTGTAAAGACGGAGAACTTGTCGTCCTCCACGATGACACAGTCAACCGCACCACAGATGGACAAGGGAATGTGAAAAATTTTACCTTAGCCCAGCTTCGCAAGCTCGATGCCGGCTCTAAGTTTCATCCTTCTTTTAAAGGGGCGACCATTCCTACACTTGATGAAGTACTAACGCGCTATAAAGGTAGCATCGGTATCCTGATCGAAATGAAAACACCTTCACGCTATCCCAGCATGGAACAAAAAGTTGCTTCCCTGTTGCAAAAACACAAAATGGATCAGGCAGATTCGGGTGTCATCGTGCAGTCTTTTGACAGTCGTTCCCTGCAAACGTTTCACCAGTTGGCCCCACTCGTCCCGATCGGTGTTTTGATCGACCGTGCTGATCTACTGAACGAACCACAATTGATTCGCTACAGTTCATTCGCTACCTACATCAATCCGAATAAAAAGTTGATCAATTCGCACCTCGTAAACCGCCTGCACGAGTTTGGTCTGAAAGTCGCAACTTGGACAGTTCGTTCCGCCAAAGACATTCCCGCTTTGATCAAAGCGGGTGTAGACGGTCTGATCACCGACGACCCTTCCTTTCTTCGCTAACCAATGAAAGGCCCTCAGACAGATCGTCTGAGGGCCTTCCGTTTGCGCTACCGTTTACTTTAAAGAGCCGGTCAATTCGTACTGTTTTGCCAGCGCATCGATCTCTTTTTTCAATTCTTCGACCATCGTCGCTTCCGGAATTTTACGAACGATTTCACCGTGGCGGAATAAAAGCCCTTCTCCGCGTGATCCGGCGATGCCAATGTCCGCTTCCCGTGCTTCGCCCGGACCGTTGACAGCACATCCGAGTACGGCAACTTTAATCGGGGCTTTGATCGTCGAGACATAGTCTTCAATTTCATTCGCGATCGAGATCAAATCGATCTCAATTCGGCCACAGGTTGGACAAGAGATCAACGTGACCGCATTCGAAGCGAGTCCGAACGATTTCAAAATTTCTCGACCTACTTTGATTTCTTCTACCGGGTCGGCAGACAGCGATACGCGCATCGTCGAACCGATCCCCTTGGCCAGCAATGCGCCAAGGCCCGCTGCGCTTTTCACCGTGCCGGAGAAGATCGTGCCTGCCTCCGTAATGCCCAGATGCAGCGGGTAATCAAAGCGAGCTGCCGCCAATGTGTAGGCCTCAATCGCCAAAGGTACGTCGGACGCTTTCATCGAGATGATGATGTCTTCAAAGCCCAACTCTTCCAAAATGGAAACGTGGAACTCCGCGCTCTCCAGCATACCTTCTGCTGTCGGATACCCGTATTTGTCCAAAATGTGCTTCTCCAACGAACCTGCATTTACTCCTATTCGAATCGGCACTCCGCGCTCTTTACACGCTTTGACAACCTCTTCCACTTTCTCACGTTTGCCGATATTACCCGGATTGATCCTTACTTTATCGATCCCGTTTTCGACCGCTTTGACAGCCAGCTTATAGTCAAAGTGGATGTCGGCAACAAGCGGAATTGAGATCTGGCGTTTGATCTCTTTGATCGCTTCTGCCGCTTCCATGTTGTTTACAGTGACACGAACGATCTGGCATCCGGCATCTTCCAGACGCTTGATCTGCTCCACGGTCGCTTTCACATCGGCCGTCTTCGTCATAGTCATCGATTGCAGGACTACAGAATCCGAACCACCAATCGTAAGATTGCCAACCTGAATCGGCCGCGTCTTGGAACGATGAATCAACATTCTTCCACTCTCCCATTTCAATGTCTTGGTGCCTGTGAGAGATCCTAAGACAATTGTACCAACAATCGCTGAATTCGTACACGTACCCGTTCCGGCAATTCCCCTTGTAAAGCCCGCCTGAGCAGCTCAGGACGCCTACTGCCATTTTTCACAAAGTATGCTTCAATCTGCGCTGCTTTCTCTGCTTTTGCCGGATAGAGTTGGTAGGTCACGTACCAGTCCTCCAAAGCGCTTAGCGGAATCTCCGTCCGATCAAGCAGTATGCTTCCGGACAGCGAAGCAGCAGAAAACGCCTGTTCATACACGCCAGCTTCATGCGCAATTCGATAACCACCGATCAGATCGACATCTGCGTGCTGCACGCGATACTGGGCGAAATAGCGGGAACAAAACGGTGCCTTCACCACGCCAACTCCACCCGCTCCAAGCGTTTGCAACACGCGATCTGCATGCAAGACGGAAGACTCGGCGATCAAAAGATCAAGATCCCGAGCTTCATGTACGATTCCATGCGCAAGGAGCAGACGTGAACCGCCTACTCCCCAGATGATCTCTTGGTTTGTAAACGCCTTAGCAATGCTTAGGAGAGCTCCATCAAGCATGGAAGTAGTCATTGCTCTTGCCCAAGCTCTAACTCGCGGACGACCTGACACGCCTGCTGTCGCGCCCAGGCATCAGCTTCGAGCACTTCCTCCAGACTCGGGTTGGTGAGCAGTTGATGGCGGTCCATGACGTGCGCTACCGTCTGCTCGATGTCGAGGAAGCCGATCAGATTCATGCGGAAATACTCGTTGGCCACCTCGTTCGCCGCATTGAGCACCGTAGGCATCGACCCGCCGGCCCGCCCCGCATCAAAGCACATGCGAAGCAATGGGAATCGCTCAAAGTCTGGTTTCCGAAAATGTAACTTACCGACTTCGAGCAGGTTCAGACGTTTGTAAGAACCGGGCATGCGATCTGGGTAGGAAAGTGCGTATTGGATCGGAATTCGCATATCAGGTGAGCCCAGCTGAGCCAACACCGATCCATCCACAAACTCCACCAAGGAGTGCACGATGCTTTCCGGATGCACCAACACATCGATTCGATCATACGGCATGTTGAACAACCAATGAGCCTCGATCACTTCTAGTCCCTTGTTCATCAATGTGGCTGAGTCGATCGTGATCTTGGCACCCATCGCCCAATTGGGATGATTGAGCGCACCTGAGACGGTCGCAACTCTCATCTCGTCCCGCGTTTTGTCGCGGAAGGAACCGCCAGAAGCGGTTAATAGGATGCGGTCAACATCGACCGATCGTTCGCGGTGCAAACATTGGTAGATCGCCGAATGCTCGCTGTCCACCGGAAGGATCGCACAGCCTTTTTGCTTGGCGAGGTCCATCACCAAGTGACCAGCTGCGACCAATGTTTCTTTGTTGGCGAGCGCGATGTGTTTGCCCGCCTCCAACGCCTTGACCGTCGGAATGAGCCCAATCGACCCGACGACCGCCGTCACGACGATATCCACCTCTGGATGCGTAGCAACTGCGATCAGCCCCTCGAGTCCGACCAATACCTCAACCTTTGAACCAAAGCGTTCGCGCACGGCCGTTCGCCCTTCTTCATCAGCAACACTCACGATCTCCGGACGAAATTGTTCGATCTGCTGAAGCAGCAGGTCGATGTTGCGACCTGCTGCTAAGGATGCAACTCGAAACTCTCCCGGTTGGCTGGCCACCACCTCCAAAGTCATGGTACCAATCGAACCGGTTGAGCCGAGCAATGCTATCGTTCGAGACATACTGTCACCTCATATCTGGTGCCTTCTAGCTAGTTTATGAGCGCCGAAATACAGTAATACGCAAGCGGCGCACTAAAGATCAAGCTATCAAATCGGTCCAGGACACCACCGTGACCTGGCAACAACTTCCCAGAGTCTTTCACATTGAGCGAGCGCTTCAAGCCAGATTCAACAAAATCGCCCAGCTGTCCGACAACGGAGAGCAGGGCTGACAACAACAGCCACGGCCATAGCGCAAAATCATTCATCGTGGCAAATACCACGCCAACGATCGCTGCTGCCACCACGCCGCCCACTGAGCCAGACACCGTTTTGTTTGGAGAGATCGCAGGCCAGATCTTCGGCCCTTTCAGCGCTCGACCAACGAAATAAGCGAACGTATCGGTTGTCCACATCAAGATTAGCAGGAACAGAAAATAACGCAGTCCCAGCCCATCTTCGATGCGCAACAACGTAGCGCTTTGAAAAGCCAATCCAATGTATAACGTCCCTGCAAACAGATAGGACATATCTTGAAAACTATACCGATTCTTGGTCATGACACTGATCGTCAAGAAAGCGAACAGGATCAAGAGCAGCAACGGGATGGATATCGAATCTGGCGCAACAGAAAGTTCCCATGATTCCCGCCATAGCAGGTTGGTCGTGAATACAAGTGTCACGACATAACCGAGCAGCGCCGGCGCGGAAAAGGTGGCAAAGCCACGCATCTTCACCAGTTCCCGAAAACCTAAAACGGCGAGCAGCGCAAGGAGCAAGATTAACGGCACACCGCCAATCCAGACGACCCCAAGAAAAAGGGCGCCACCGATCACGCCTGTCAGGACTCGTTGGTATAACATGTGCGTCCTCCTCTATTTAAGTCCGCCGAATCTTCGACCCCGACTTTGAAACTCGCGGATCGCGTGATAGAAGTCATCCCGTTTGAAATCGGGCCAGAACATATTGGTAAACCAAAGTTCGGTATAGGCAGCCTGCCAAAGTAGAAAGTTTGACAAGCGCACTTCACCGGACGTACGAATCATCAAATCGGGATCAGGCAATCCATGGGTCAAAAGCGATTTCTCCATCGATTGCTCATCGATGTCATCCACTTGCAGCGTTCCGTCCGCCACCTGTTGCGCAATTTGCTTAACAGCTTGGATCATCTCGGCGCGGCTTCCATAATTCAGGGCAATATTCAAAATGAGGCCGGTGTTGTCTTTCGTTTTCCGTTCTGCATCCTGTACAACTTTTCTCGTGTGTTCAGGCAGTCCTTCCGGGTGCCCCAAGATGCGGATCCGGCAGTTCCTTTTCATCAGCGTATCCAATTCCATACGTAAAAACTCTTCCGGCAACCGCATCAGAAAATCAACCTCGTCTGTCGGTCGCTTCCAGTTCTCTGTCGAAAAGGCATACAAAGTAAGCACCTTAACCCCGATGTCATCTGCTGCTGTAGTGATCTCTTTGACAGCCTGCATCCCAGCTCGGTGGCCCGCTATGCGCGGCAGGCCGCGTCGCTTGGCCCAACGTCCGTTCCCGTCCATGATGATGGCTACGTGGTTTGGCACGCTGTCCAGAACGATCCCATGTTCATCTGTCTGTTCGGTCGGTGCTTTTTGAAATAAGCGTATGAGTCGTCGTAGCATACAGGATGTCCCCCACGTCAAAAATACCCCCCTCTTGCCAAGGGGGGCGACGGTTTATACTTCCATGATTTCTGCTTCTTTTGCAACGAGCAGCTTATCGATTTCCCCGATGAAACGGTCGGTTTCCTTCTGCACTTTCTCTTGCGTGCGACGGCTTTCATCCTCGGAGATCTCGCCGTTTTTCTCAAGTTTCTTCAGGTCGTCGTTGATGTCGCGGCGAATGTTGCGGATGGCAACACGGCCTTCTTCCGCCATCTTTTTCACCATCTTCACCATTTCCTGACGGCGCTGTTCAGTCAACTGCGGAATCGAGATGCGGATTACCGAACCGTCATTGGTCGGCGTCAGACCGAGGTCCGCTTTGATGATCGCTTTTTCGATATCACCAAGCATCCCTTTATCCCACGGTTGAATCACCAGCGTGCGCGGCTCCGGAGCGGAGATGTTCGCCACCTGGTTAACCGGTGACATGCTGCCATAGTAATCAACTTGTACGCGATCGAGCAGCGCCGGAGTTGCGCGCCCCGCACGGATGGAAGCAAACTCGCGTTTTACGTTTCCAATCCCTTTTTCCATGCGATCATTCAGATTATTCAACAGATCATTGACCATTTACTATTCACCCCTCAACTATTGTCCCAATCTCTTCGCCGAGAATCGCTCGTTTGATATTGCCTTCTTCCGAAATGTTGAACACAACGATCGGAATCTTGTTATCCATACACAGCGTAATCGCCGTCGTATCCATCACACCAAGTCCTTTGTTTAGCACATCCATGTAGGAAAGCGTCTCGAACTTGGTGGCTGTAGCTACTTTTTTCGGGTCGGCATCGTACACGCCGTCCACGTTGTTCTTCGCCATGAGGATGACTTCTGCCTCGATCTCCGCTGCCCGCAGTGCTGCAGTGGTGTCGGTCGAGAAGTAGGGGTTCCCCGTTCCGGCTGCAAAGATCACAACACGGCTCTTTTCCAAGTGCCGAATTGCCTTGCGTCTTATGTATGGCTCTGCCACTTGGCGCATTTCAATGGATGTCTGCACACGTGTGTCCACACCGATGTTTTCGAGCGCATCCTGCAAGGCGAGCGCGTTGAGCACTGTCGCCAGCATCCCCATATAGTCTGCCGTTGCTCGGTCCATGCCTTGCTTGCTGCCGGAGACACCCCGCCAAATGTTGCCGCCGCCTACAACGACCGCCACTTGTGCACCCAGTTCCACAATATCGCGAATCTGGAGCGCTACCGAGGAGATGACTGGGGCTGTGATCCCATAGCCGACCTCACCGGCGAGTGCCTCACCGCTCAATTTGAGAATGACACGCTTGTATTTTGGTTGAAGCATTGCCTATCCTCCAATACAGTAGTTTCTACGTGATGAATCCATTTCCTGCCTTGGCTGAAAAAAAGGGAACACGGAAAGTGTTCCCATCGGTGAACTTAAAGTTGCAAGCTTACTTCTTCAATTGGCTCATAACTTCTTCTACGAAGTTATCAACTTTCTTCTCGAGGCCTTCGCCCATCTCCCAACGAACGAAGCGACGGATGTTGATGTTTTCACCAATCGTCGAGATCTTCTCTTTAACGATTGTTTCGATCGTTTTGTCCGGGTCTTTGACGAACCCTTGCTCGAGCAGGCAGTTCTCTTTGTAATATTTTTGCACGCGGCCTTCAACCATCTTGTCAACGATGTTTTCCGGCTTGCCTTCATTGAGTGCTTGAGCGCGCAGAATTTCTTTTTCGTGGTCGATAACATCCTGCGGAACTTCTTCACGGTTCAGGTATGTAGGCTTCGCAGCTGCAATGTGCATCGCGATGTCGCGTACAAAAGATTTGAAATCATCGTTTTTCGCTACGAAGTCAGTTTCGCAGTTGATTTCGAGCAGAACGCCGATCTTGCCTCCAGCGTGGATATAGGATTCTACGAGACCCTCTGCCGCGATACGGCCCGATTTCTTCGCAGCAGCTGCGAGGCCTTTCTCACGCAGAAAGTCGATCGCTTTCTCCATGTCACCGTTCGTTTCAACAAGAGCTTTTTTGCAGTCCATCATGCCTGCGCCAGTCTTCTCACGCAGTTCTTTAACAAGTCCAGCAGAAATGGTCATGTCATTTCCCTCCTTGATTGTATCTTACCCATTATTAAGAGAGTGGTTTCCCTGAATCGAGTAGGGAAAAAGGGTGGTCAGGGCTTTACACCCTAAAGCCACCCTCTCGAATACTACTCGTTGTTGTTATCTTCGCCTTGACGACCTTCCAGGATCGCATCAGCAATCTTGCCGGTGAGCAGTTTCACCGCACGGATTGCATCGTCGTTGCCCGGAATTACGTAGTCGATCTCGTCCGGATCGCAGTTGGTGTCAACGATTGCAACGATCGGGATACCCAGTTTGCGTGCTTCAGCAACCGCGATGCGCTCTTTGCGCGGGTCGATGATGAACAGCGCGCCCGGGATGCCCTTCATGTCCTTGATGCCGCCGAGGAACTTCTCAAGACGTTCCATTTCCTTCTTCAGAATGATAACTTCTTTCTTCGGAAGGACTTCAAAAGTGCCATCTTGCTCCATTGCTTCGAGCTTTTTCAGACGGTTGATACGCTTTTGAATGGTGGAGAAGTTGGTCAAAGTGCCGCCCAGCCAACGTTGGTTCACGAAGTACTGACCTGCGCGCTCTGCTTCTTCCTTCACGGAGTCTTGAGCTTGTTTCTTAGTACCGACAAAAAGAAGGTCTTTGCCTTCTGCAGACAGGTCACGTACAAAGTTGTACGCTTCCTCTACCTTCTTAACAGTCTTTTGAAGGTCGATGATGTAAATACCGTTACGTTCGGTGAAGATGTAGCGAGACATTTTCGGGTTCCAACGACGGGTCTGATGACCGAAGTGAACGCCTGCCTCAAGCAGTTGTTTCATGCTGATGATCGCCATGATCCTCAGCCTCCTCTCAAAATGGTTTTTTCCTCCGCCGCCGTCAATCCGCTTCGACACTCACCCCGAGGGCCAGCACCTTCGAAACAGTCAAGCAGGCGTGTGTTGTGTTTTCACACCGAGGATTAATATAGCATACCTGACAAGCTTGTGCAAGAGATCTTAACGAAAAAACAACCAGGCCTGGTGTTGCATGCCCGGTTGTTCCAAAAACGGCAAAATCCGCCTCAATAGGAAGGCGGTGTGGCGATCGTTTTTAACACTTCTTGGGGATCGAAGTTCTTCGTAAATTCATACGTACCCGAACGAATCGGATTCGACCAAGATTCCCGAAGACTGATCAACCGATTGCCGTCTTGCAGGACACCTGCAGCCTGCAGCAGGATTGCTACATCGGTCGTGCCCATACCAGGTTGAATGTAGACGAACACTTTATCTACGACAGGGTTCTTGTTCAACTCTGCTTCTTTTTGCTTAGCCCCTTCTTCCTGCGCCTGGGTCAGTTGCTGCTGGTACTCGTCCTTTTTCAGGACAACCATATCGGCCTTCGTTGCTTCCTGCTGCCAATCGATCGCAGGTTGTGTTGTCTCATTTTGCTCCGGCTTTTCCTCCGGTTCCATTTGAAGCTGATTGCCCGCCCCAAGCACAAGGGTGGCAACGATCATGCCAGCCCCTAAGCCAAGAACCAACATCCGCGTGTCCATCAGCCTTCACCTCGCTTGGCCAGTCCGACTACCAACAGTATTTCGCCTACACCGATACCTGTTTCGCGAGCGATCTGCTCCGCTGGCATCCCAAGCCGAGACATGGCGAGCACCTGTGCATATTTTTCCTGCATCACAAATGCCGGCTTTGCTGACTCTACGACCGTGTCCGAAGACATATCTGCAGAATCATCCGAAACTTTGATCGACGATTCGATCTCCGCATCAACCGAGGCTTTTGAAGGCGATGTAGGCATGGGAAGCAAAAGTTGGGCCTCCAGTGCGTTCACACGGTCTTCCAATGCGCGAATGATCTCATTTTGCTCCGCAATTTGTTCTGTGTGTTCGTTTTTGAGTTTTGTAAAGCTGTCGATCAACTTCACGTTATCCCGCTCTAGATCGTTCATGAAGTCATCGAGGAGATCCTTCAACTCCTGATCGACCGCCTTTGATGGTGTTGGTAGATCTGTCGACTGAGCTACCGTTGTGCCTTTCGGACGGGTCAGCGCAAATAAAACGAGTGCGAGTCCGATCAATGCTACATAGAGATAGAGTTGGTTTCCCATCAGTACAGTTCCCGCCCCCTGCTTACATCTTGATGTCCAAGCGATGGCCCTTATAGGGATGA from Tumebacillus algifaecis encodes the following:
- a CDS encoding SDR family NAD(P)-dependent oxidoreductase — protein: MRLQQKTALVTGAAQGIGASTARRFAQEGAQVVLTDVLESGAAVAQEIRDAGGHAEFYRADISKSAEVQALIHFTVERYGALHVICNVAGINIPGSVLDLDEAIWDRTFEVNVKSMFLTAKYGIPEIKKAGGGSIINTGSANSLVAEPLLSAYVASKGGILMLTKQMALDFAKDNIRVNCVCPGWVDTTINDAHHDLFGGRAVLEQMIEEVQPIGRVIRPEEIADVNLFLASDESSSMTGSAIVCDGGITAK
- a CDS encoding APC family permease — encoded protein: MAQLETQSGSSLGYKQELKRTLSFKDLVIFGLVTMLPIAPAQVYGMIAPSSFGMTPLVYLVGILAMLFTALSYSKMSAEFPYAGSVYSFVQRGLNPHIGFVTGWLIIIDYILVPALLYSFAGIWISGLIPSVPSYIWVIVFLIINTYINVRGVSLAAKTNFIFLIVELFTVFMFLWLAIKYVFIDGGGTGGFTLAPLYQADKVNLSFLASAASIAVLGFLGFDSISTLSEEVKNPKKTVGKATIAALVLIGALFMAQAYMAALVQPNYADLHPDMAFFDITRIVGGEFLYFMWIMVGVAAVGIANALTVQAAISRILFSMGRDKLLPFSKFLGQIHPKHQTPANATYLVAMLSVVIAAVADLETIIKYINFGALTSFMILHVTVVYHFFFRKKERSMAGIINYLLFPLIGFLVLLFVWMGFDVMTYVLGFSWLFIGVLVGYFKSKGYKEVPPALKEV
- a CDS encoding glycerophosphodiester phosphodiesterase, with product MNRFYQLVFTLLLSTSLVTASASGASARSLSLPENSYSSVLKPSPILTIAHRGAAAHAPENTIAAFDKAVALHADFIELDIQLCKDGELVVLHDDTVNRTTDGQGNVKNFTLAQLRKLDAGSKFHPSFKGATIPTLDEVLTRYKGSIGILIEMKTPSRYPSMEQKVASLLQKHKMDQADSGVIVQSFDSRSLQTFHQLAPLVPIGVLIDRADLLNEPQLIRYSSFATYINPNKKLINSHLVNRLHEFGLKVATWTVRSAKDIPALIKAGVDGLITDDPSFLR
- the ispG gene encoding flavodoxin-dependent (E)-4-hydroxy-3-methylbut-2-enyl-diphosphate synthase is translated as MLIHRSKTRPIQVGNLTIGGSDSVVLQSMTMTKTADVKATVEQIKRLEDAGCQIVRVTVNNMEAAEAIKEIKRQISIPLVADIHFDYKLAVKAVENGIDKVRINPGNIGKREKVEEVVKACKERGVPIRIGVNAGSLEKHILDKYGYPTAEGMLESAEFHVSILEELGFEDIIISMKASDVPLAIEAYTLAAARFDYPLHLGITEAGTIFSGTVKSAAGLGALLAKGIGSTMRVSLSADPVEEIKVGREILKSFGLASNAVTLISCPTCGRIEIDLISIANEIEDYVSTIKAPIKVAVLGCAVNGPGEAREADIGIAGSRGEGLLFRHGEIVRKIPEATMVEELKKEIDALAKQYELTGSLK
- a CDS encoding 1-deoxy-D-xylulose-5-phosphate reductoisomerase — its product is MSRTIALLGSTGSIGTMTLEVVASQPGEFRVASLAAGRNIDLLLQQIEQFRPEIVSVADEEGRTAVRERFGSKVEVLVGLEGLIAVATHPEVDIVVTAVVGSIGLIPTVKALEAGKHIALANKETLVAAGHLVMDLAKQKGCAILPVDSEHSAIYQCLHRERSVDVDRILLTASGGSFRDKTRDEMRVATVSGALNHPNWAMGAKITIDSATLMNKGLEVIEAHWLFNMPYDRIDVLVHPESIVHSLVEFVDGSVLAQLGSPDMRIPIQYALSYPDRMPGSYKRLNLLEVGKLHFRKPDFERFPLLRMCFDAGRAGGSMPTVLNAANEVANEYFRMNLIGFLDIEQTVAHVMDRHQLLTNPSLEEVLEADAWARQQACQVVRELELGQEQ
- a CDS encoding phosphatidate cytidylyltransferase, giving the protein MLYQRVLTGVIGGALFLGVVWIGGVPLILLLALLAVLGFRELVKMRGFATFSAPALLGYVVTLVFTTNLLWRESWELSVAPDSISIPLLLLILFAFLTISVMTKNRYSFQDMSYLFAGTLYIGLAFQSATLLRIEDGLGLRYFLFLLILMWTTDTFAYFVGRALKGPKIWPAISPNKTVSGSVGGVVAAAIVGVVFATMNDFALWPWLLLSALLSVVGQLGDFVESGLKRSLNVKDSGKLLPGHGGVLDRFDSLIFSAPLAYYCISALIN
- a CDS encoding isoprenyl transferase produces the protein MLRRLIRLFQKAPTEQTDEHGIVLDSVPNHVAIIMDGNGRWAKRRGLPRIAGHRAGMQAVKEITTAADDIGVKVLTLYAFSTENWKRPTDEVDFLMRLPEEFLRMELDTLMKRNCRIRILGHPEGLPEHTRKVVQDAERKTKDNTGLILNIALNYGSRAEMIQAVKQIAQQVADGTLQVDDIDEQSMEKSLLTHGLPDPDLMIRTSGEVRLSNFLLWQAAYTELWFTNMFWPDFKRDDFYHAIREFQSRGRRFGGLK